Proteins encoded in a region of the Panicum hallii strain FIL2 chromosome 3, PHallii_v3.1, whole genome shotgun sequence genome:
- the LOC112884870 gene encoding ATP-dependent zinc metalloprotease FTSH 8, mitochondrial isoform X2: MTLASLARALGRSARSSRPRQLGGLGGARSPPAPPLPPPPVHGGEGGGLGFVRGYLTAASAAGLARPAAGKAVDWRYLLSSPQFRRLFSNESKKNYENYYPKGKKEVPKGDGSKKSESKQESNTDEGWNFQESAMKNLQNFLAPLLILGLMLSSMSSSTSDQKEISFQEFKNKLLEPGLVDRIVVSNKSVAKVYIRTSPQPKSQGQNSDTHISTTDVPVKPAPSRCKYYFNIGSVDSFEEKLEEAQESMGIDPHDFVPVTYVAEVNWFQEVMRFAPTAFLVGLIYLMGKRMQSGFNIGGGPGKGRGGIFNIGKATVTKMDKNSKNKVFFKDVAGCDEAKQEIMEFVHFLKNPKKYEELGAKIPKGALLVGPPGTGKTLLAKATAGESGVPFLSISGSDFMEMFVGVGPSRVRNLFQEARQCAPSIVFIDEIDAIGRARGRGGFSGSNDERESTLNQLLVEMDGFGTTSGVVVLAGTNRPDILDKALLRPGRFDRQITIDKPDIKGRDQIFRIYLKKLKLDNEPSFYSQRLAALTPGFAGADIANVCNEAALIAARSEQTQITMQHFESAIDRIIGGLEKKNKVISKLERRTVAYHESGHAVAGWFLEHAEPLLKVTIVPRGTAALGFAQYVPNENLLMTKEQLFDMTCMTLGGRAAEQVLIGKISTGAQNDLEKVTKMTYAQVAVYGFSEKVGLLSFPQREDGFEMTKPYSNQTASIIDDEVREWVGKAYKKTVELITEHKEQVAQIAELLLEKEVLHQDDLTRVLGERPFKAAEPTNYDLFKQGFQDDDDKSQAPAKNAELPDVDASPSLGEVVPT; this comes from the exons aTGACGCTCGCCTcgctcgcccgcgccctcgGAAGGTCCGCGCGCTCCTCCCGCCCGCGCCAG CTCGGGGGCCTCGGTGGGGCCCGGtctccgcccgcgccgccgctgccgccgccgccggtccaTGGCGGGGAGGGCGGCGGGTTAGGATTTGTCCGGGGGTACCTGACCGCGGCTTCGGCGGCGGGTCTTGCGAGGCCCGCCGCGGGCAAGGCCGTGGATTGGAGATACCTCCTCTCCAGCCCGCAGTTCCGGCGGCTCTTCTCGAACGAGTCCAAGAAGA ATTACGAGAACTACTACCCGAAGGGTAAGAAGGAGGTGCCGAAAGGAGATGGGAGTAAAAAGTCCGAATCGAAGC AGGAATCCAATACAGACGAGGGATGGAATTTCCAGGAAAGCGCTATGAAAAACCTGCAGAATTTCCTTGCGCCTTTATTGATTCTTGGCCTGATGCTCTCATCCATGTCATCTAGCACGTCAGACCAGAAGGAG ATAAGCTTCCAAGAGTTCAAGAACAAGCTTCTAGAACCTGGTTTAGTTGATCGCATTGTTGTTTCAAATAAATCAGTGGCAAAGGTTTATATCAGGACTTCACCACAGCCAAAGAGCCAAGGTCAAAATAGTGATACCCATATTTCTACCACTGATGTTCCAGTCAAGCCTGCTCCTAGCAGATGCAAGTATTACTTCAATATTGGTAGTGTTGATTCCTTTGAAGAGAAGTTAGAGGAAGCCCAGGAATCGATGGGAATAGATCCACATGATTTTGTCCCAGTAACTTATGTTGCTGAAGTAAATTGGTTCCAAGAAGTTATGAGGTTTGCCCCAACAGCGTTTCTTGTTGGATTGATATATTTGATGGGGAAAAGGATGCAGAGTGGTTTCAACATTGGAGGTGGTCCTGGGAAGGGAAGAGGTGGTATTTTCAACATTGGAAAAGCTACGGTGACAAAGATGGACAAAAATTCCAAAAATAAG GTGTTTTTTAAGGATGTGGCTGGTTGTGATGAAGCTAAACAAGAAATAATGGAGTTTGTGCATTTCCTTAAAAACCCCAAGAAGTACGAAGAGTTGGGAGCTAAAATACCCAAAGGTGCTCTGCTTGTTGGCCCTCCTGGGACAGGGAAGACTCTTCTTGCCAAAGCTACTGCAGGAGAGTCTGGTGTGCCCTTTTTGTCTATTTCTGGTTCAGATTTCATGGAAATGTTTGTTGGTGTTGGACCATCCAGGGTACGGAACTTGTTCCAAGAAGCTCGACAGTGTGCTCCTAGTATTGTATTTATTGATGAAATCGATGCTATTGGTCGTGCAAGAGGACGTGGGGGTTTTTCAGGCTCAAATGATGAACGTGAGAGTACTTTGAACCAGCTGCTTGTAGAAATGGATGGATTTGGAACAACTTCTGGTGTCGTTGTTCTTGCTGGGACAAATAGACCTGACATCCTGGATAAGGCATTGTTGAGGCCAGGAAGGTTTGATCGCCAGATAACAATTGACAAGCCAGATATAAAGGGCCGTGATCAAATATTCCGCATCTATCTTAAAAAGCTTAAGCTGGACAATGAACCATCATTTTATTCGCAAAGGCTAGCTGCTTTGACACCTGGGTTTGCTGGAGCTGACATTGCCAACGTTTGTAATGAAGCTGCTTTAATTGCTGCAAGAAGTGAGCAAACTCAGATTACAATGCAGCATTTTGAGTCTGCAATCGATAGGATTATTGGTGGTTTGGAGAAGAAAAATAAG GTCATTAGCAAACTGGAGCGACGTACTGTTGCTTACCATGAATCTGGGCATGCCGTTGCTGGATGGTTTTTGGAGCATGCAGAGCCTCTTCTAAAAGTTACCATTGTTCCTCGTGGAACAGCTGCATTAGGCTTTGCACAATACGTCCCAAATGAAAATCTTTTGATGACAAAAGAGCAGCTTTTTGATATGACATGCATGACATTAGGTGGCCGTGCTGCAGAACAG GTTTTGATTGGCAAAATCTCAACTGGTGCTCAGAATGACCTGGAGAAAGTTACCAAAATGACCTATGCACAGGTTGCCGTGTATGGTTTTAGTGAAAAGGTTGGGCTTCTATCCTTCCCTCAGAGGGAGGATGGCTTCGAAATGACCAAACCTTACAGCAACCAAACCGCATCCATAATTGACGATGAGGTCAGGGAATGGGTTGGCAAGGCCTATAAGAAAACGGTTGAACTGATAACGGAGCACAAGGAACAAGTAGCCCAAATTGCAGAATTGCTGCTTGAGAAGGAAGTCCTCCACCAGGACGATCTGACCAGGGTACTGGGAGAACGCCCTTTCAAGGCAGCAGAGCCAACCAACTATGACCTCTTTAAGCAGGGGTTCCAGGATGATGATGACAAGAGCCAAGCGCCAGCAAAGAATGCCGAGTTGCCTGATGTTGATGCATCTCCCTCGCTTGGCGAGGTTGTACCCACGTAG
- the LOC112884870 gene encoding ATP-dependent zinc metalloprotease FTSH 8, mitochondrial isoform X1, with amino-acid sequence MTLASLARALGRSARSSRPRQCFQLGGLGGARSPPAPPLPPPPVHGGEGGGLGFVRGYLTAASAAGLARPAAGKAVDWRYLLSSPQFRRLFSNESKKNYENYYPKGKKEVPKGDGSKKSESKQESNTDEGWNFQESAMKNLQNFLAPLLILGLMLSSMSSSTSDQKEISFQEFKNKLLEPGLVDRIVVSNKSVAKVYIRTSPQPKSQGQNSDTHISTTDVPVKPAPSRCKYYFNIGSVDSFEEKLEEAQESMGIDPHDFVPVTYVAEVNWFQEVMRFAPTAFLVGLIYLMGKRMQSGFNIGGGPGKGRGGIFNIGKATVTKMDKNSKNKVFFKDVAGCDEAKQEIMEFVHFLKNPKKYEELGAKIPKGALLVGPPGTGKTLLAKATAGESGVPFLSISGSDFMEMFVGVGPSRVRNLFQEARQCAPSIVFIDEIDAIGRARGRGGFSGSNDERESTLNQLLVEMDGFGTTSGVVVLAGTNRPDILDKALLRPGRFDRQITIDKPDIKGRDQIFRIYLKKLKLDNEPSFYSQRLAALTPGFAGADIANVCNEAALIAARSEQTQITMQHFESAIDRIIGGLEKKNKVISKLERRTVAYHESGHAVAGWFLEHAEPLLKVTIVPRGTAALGFAQYVPNENLLMTKEQLFDMTCMTLGGRAAEQVLIGKISTGAQNDLEKVTKMTYAQVAVYGFSEKVGLLSFPQREDGFEMTKPYSNQTASIIDDEVREWVGKAYKKTVELITEHKEQVAQIAELLLEKEVLHQDDLTRVLGERPFKAAEPTNYDLFKQGFQDDDDKSQAPAKNAELPDVDASPSLGEVVPT; translated from the exons aTGACGCTCGCCTcgctcgcccgcgccctcgGAAGGTCCGCGCGCTCCTCCCGCCCGCGCCA GTGTTTCCAGCTCGGGGGCCTCGGTGGGGCCCGGtctccgcccgcgccgccgctgccgccgccgccggtccaTGGCGGGGAGGGCGGCGGGTTAGGATTTGTCCGGGGGTACCTGACCGCGGCTTCGGCGGCGGGTCTTGCGAGGCCCGCCGCGGGCAAGGCCGTGGATTGGAGATACCTCCTCTCCAGCCCGCAGTTCCGGCGGCTCTTCTCGAACGAGTCCAAGAAGA ATTACGAGAACTACTACCCGAAGGGTAAGAAGGAGGTGCCGAAAGGAGATGGGAGTAAAAAGTCCGAATCGAAGC AGGAATCCAATACAGACGAGGGATGGAATTTCCAGGAAAGCGCTATGAAAAACCTGCAGAATTTCCTTGCGCCTTTATTGATTCTTGGCCTGATGCTCTCATCCATGTCATCTAGCACGTCAGACCAGAAGGAG ATAAGCTTCCAAGAGTTCAAGAACAAGCTTCTAGAACCTGGTTTAGTTGATCGCATTGTTGTTTCAAATAAATCAGTGGCAAAGGTTTATATCAGGACTTCACCACAGCCAAAGAGCCAAGGTCAAAATAGTGATACCCATATTTCTACCACTGATGTTCCAGTCAAGCCTGCTCCTAGCAGATGCAAGTATTACTTCAATATTGGTAGTGTTGATTCCTTTGAAGAGAAGTTAGAGGAAGCCCAGGAATCGATGGGAATAGATCCACATGATTTTGTCCCAGTAACTTATGTTGCTGAAGTAAATTGGTTCCAAGAAGTTATGAGGTTTGCCCCAACAGCGTTTCTTGTTGGATTGATATATTTGATGGGGAAAAGGATGCAGAGTGGTTTCAACATTGGAGGTGGTCCTGGGAAGGGAAGAGGTGGTATTTTCAACATTGGAAAAGCTACGGTGACAAAGATGGACAAAAATTCCAAAAATAAG GTGTTTTTTAAGGATGTGGCTGGTTGTGATGAAGCTAAACAAGAAATAATGGAGTTTGTGCATTTCCTTAAAAACCCCAAGAAGTACGAAGAGTTGGGAGCTAAAATACCCAAAGGTGCTCTGCTTGTTGGCCCTCCTGGGACAGGGAAGACTCTTCTTGCCAAAGCTACTGCAGGAGAGTCTGGTGTGCCCTTTTTGTCTATTTCTGGTTCAGATTTCATGGAAATGTTTGTTGGTGTTGGACCATCCAGGGTACGGAACTTGTTCCAAGAAGCTCGACAGTGTGCTCCTAGTATTGTATTTATTGATGAAATCGATGCTATTGGTCGTGCAAGAGGACGTGGGGGTTTTTCAGGCTCAAATGATGAACGTGAGAGTACTTTGAACCAGCTGCTTGTAGAAATGGATGGATTTGGAACAACTTCTGGTGTCGTTGTTCTTGCTGGGACAAATAGACCTGACATCCTGGATAAGGCATTGTTGAGGCCAGGAAGGTTTGATCGCCAGATAACAATTGACAAGCCAGATATAAAGGGCCGTGATCAAATATTCCGCATCTATCTTAAAAAGCTTAAGCTGGACAATGAACCATCATTTTATTCGCAAAGGCTAGCTGCTTTGACACCTGGGTTTGCTGGAGCTGACATTGCCAACGTTTGTAATGAAGCTGCTTTAATTGCTGCAAGAAGTGAGCAAACTCAGATTACAATGCAGCATTTTGAGTCTGCAATCGATAGGATTATTGGTGGTTTGGAGAAGAAAAATAAG GTCATTAGCAAACTGGAGCGACGTACTGTTGCTTACCATGAATCTGGGCATGCCGTTGCTGGATGGTTTTTGGAGCATGCAGAGCCTCTTCTAAAAGTTACCATTGTTCCTCGTGGAACAGCTGCATTAGGCTTTGCACAATACGTCCCAAATGAAAATCTTTTGATGACAAAAGAGCAGCTTTTTGATATGACATGCATGACATTAGGTGGCCGTGCTGCAGAACAG GTTTTGATTGGCAAAATCTCAACTGGTGCTCAGAATGACCTGGAGAAAGTTACCAAAATGACCTATGCACAGGTTGCCGTGTATGGTTTTAGTGAAAAGGTTGGGCTTCTATCCTTCCCTCAGAGGGAGGATGGCTTCGAAATGACCAAACCTTACAGCAACCAAACCGCATCCATAATTGACGATGAGGTCAGGGAATGGGTTGGCAAGGCCTATAAGAAAACGGTTGAACTGATAACGGAGCACAAGGAACAAGTAGCCCAAATTGCAGAATTGCTGCTTGAGAAGGAAGTCCTCCACCAGGACGATCTGACCAGGGTACTGGGAGAACGCCCTTTCAAGGCAGCAGAGCCAACCAACTATGACCTCTTTAAGCAGGGGTTCCAGGATGATGATGACAAGAGCCAAGCGCCAGCAAAGAATGCCGAGTTGCCTGATGTTGATGCATCTCCCTCGCTTGGCGAGGTTGTACCCACGTAG